From the genome of Anopheles moucheti chromosome 3, idAnoMoucSN_F20_07, whole genome shotgun sequence, one region includes:
- the LOC128303015 gene encoding phospholipase A1-like has translation MDLPLALLLLLAAVAITGRNVAALSIPAEQEASDPDLDDMEYERDNGGDSLIPPPVVMRTDLGEPVPTVQIPNKVGEFVTMTRMDVQECKSNATYYEATKYVQCYLYRANTTENRYEFHFNGLSSIEQAGFKRGLPTAILVHGWLGSSESVVIDPLAKALLAQENKNVIAVDWEKGASTLLYPIARYRVPKVAALVAALIDNLVVGLGQDVNQIGIIGHSLGAHIAGIAAKKVRSGKIGYIVGLDPASPLFRLKKPDDRLSADDAQYVEIIHTNGKALGFFSNIGQADYYPNGGVRQPGCGLSLTCSHSRAVDFFKESLKIRNYYAQRCDGLTNLGPSCTTDRTVLGGLVWKSAKPAGVYYIATASNEPFLRSSSGVGDVKPTSMIISLLALFITLRCRWQN, from the exons ATGGATCTTCCCTTAGCGTTACTGCTGCTGTTAGCGGCGGTAGCTATTACAGGCCGGAATG TGGCAGCCCTGTCCATCCCCGCGGAGCAGGAAGCAAGCGATCCGGATCTGGATGACATGGAGTACGAGCGAGACAACGGTGGTGATTCGCTTATTCCACCGCCGGTCGTGATGCGGACGGATCTTGGCGAACCGGTACCAACGGTACAGATACCGAACAAGGTGGGCGAGTTTGTGACGATGACGCGGATGGACGTGCAAGAGTGCAAAAGCAACGCTACCTACTACGAGGCCACCAAGTACGTCCAGTGCTATCTGTATCGGGCGAACACCACCGAGAATCGGTACGAGTTTCACTTCAACGGATTAAGCTCGATCGAGCAGGCCGGGTTCAAACGCGGCCTACCGACGGCGATCCTAGTGCACGGTTGGCTCGGCAGCTCCGAGTCTGTGGTGATTGATCCGCTCGCCAAAGCACTGCTCGCACAGGAAAACAAGAACGTGATCGCGGTGGATTGGGAAAAGGGAGCGAGCACTTTGCTCTATCCGATCGCCCGGTACCGTGTGCCGAAGGTTGCCGCACTGGTCGCCGCCCTGATCGACAACCTGGTGGTTGGACTCGGCCAGGACGTCAATCAGATCGGCATCATCGGGCACAGCCTTGGGGCACACATTGCGGGCATTGCCGCCAAGAAGGTACGATCAGGCAAGATTGGTTACATCGTCGGGCTGGATCCGGCTTCGCCCCTGTTCCGGCTGAAAAAGCCGGACGATCGGCTCTCGGCAGACGACGCTCAGTACGTGGAGATTATTCACACGAACGGCAAGGCGCTCGGGTTCTTCAGCAATATCGGGCAGGCGGACTACTACCCGAATGGTGGCGTGCGACAACCCGGCTGTGGCCTCAGCCTTACCTGCAGCCATTCGCGAGCGGTAGACTTCTTCAAGGAATCGCTCAAAATACGCAACTATTACGCCCAGCGGTGCGATGGCCTGACGAACCTTGGCCCTTCCTGCACTACCGATCGAACCGTGCTGGGTGGGTTGGTGTGGAAATCGGCGAAACCGGCCGGCGTGTACTATATAGCGACCGCCTCCAACGAACCATTCCTGCGCAGTAGCAGCGGAGTCGGTGATGTGAAGCCAACGTCCATGATCATCTCGCTGCTAGCACTGTTCATCACGTTACGGTGCAGGTGGCAGAATTGA